The following proteins come from a genomic window of Kitasatospora sp. NBC_01246:
- a CDS encoding GNAT family N-acetyltransferase, with amino-acid sequence MRSESGSGPGTAPGVRCRDDRDLGACVRVLAEVHARDGYPVNWPEAPTSWLTPPALIGSWVAELDGRIAGHVVLSRSGAGDAAPGLWSARAGVGVDGTAVVNRLFVAPSARGRGIGALLVARAAEEARARALHPVLDVVASDTAAAALYERLGWRLLATVEQRWSPEQLVAVRCYAAP; translated from the coding sequence ATGAGGAGTGAGAGCGGGTCCGGCCCGGGCACCGCCCCGGGCGTGCGGTGTCGTGACGACCGTGACCTCGGTGCGTGCGTGCGGGTCCTGGCGGAGGTCCATGCGCGGGACGGCTACCCGGTGAACTGGCCCGAGGCGCCGACGTCATGGCTCACGCCGCCCGCGCTCATCGGCTCGTGGGTGGCGGAGCTGGACGGCCGGATCGCCGGCCATGTCGTCCTGTCCCGCAGCGGCGCGGGCGACGCGGCGCCGGGGCTCTGGAGCGCTCGGGCGGGGGTGGGCGTCGACGGGACGGCGGTGGTCAACCGGCTGTTCGTCGCCCCGTCCGCCCGTGGCCGCGGGATCGGCGCGCTGCTGGTGGCGCGGGCGGCCGAGGAGGCCCGGGCCCGCGCTCTGCACCCGGTGCTCGACGTGGTGGCGTCCGACACCGCCGCGGCCGCGCTCTACGAACGCCTCGGCTGGCGGCTGCTGGCCACCGTCGAACAGCGCTGGAGCCCGGAGCAGCTGGTCGCCGTCCGCTGCTACGCCGCCCCGTAG
- a CDS encoding glycosyltransferase produces MRILIITAGSRGDVAPFTGLGRRLLDAGHEVAVAAHPAFAALVGGCGLGYRPLPGDPEELIRGWSRAASREEARALTRAYVDGLADGVERAVADGTDLVLTAFAPAPLSETAGEALGVPVLETHLVPAFATREFALPGATDADGLGPEGNLAAGHDVVRRRDQLFAGAATRLRSRLGLPEAAPAPSEADRRPVFAGFSPSVLPRPADWPTRVEVPGYWWPARPDGWRPPAELADFLQAGPPPVFIGFGSMAPGHGERLSDLVAAAVKRAGVRAVVQAGWADLGGGGDDVLAIGDVPHDWLFPRTAAVVHHAGAGTTGAGLRAGVPAVPVPVMADQPFWADRLHRLGVAPLVLPFEELSAEALGAAITACTTEPVHRSRAAELARRIATEDGAAPVLAHIDTAYGR; encoded by the coding sequence ATGCGGATTCTGATCATCACCGCCGGGTCGCGCGGCGACGTCGCACCGTTCACGGGCCTGGGGCGACGCCTGCTGGACGCCGGACACGAGGTCGCCGTGGCGGCCCATCCGGCCTTCGCCGCACTCGTCGGCGGGTGCGGCCTCGGGTACCGGCCGCTGCCCGGGGACCCGGAGGAGCTGATCCGCGGCTGGTCCCGGGCGGCGTCGCGGGAGGAGGCCCGGGCGCTGACGAGGGCGTACGTGGACGGGCTCGCCGACGGTGTGGAGCGGGCCGTGGCGGACGGCACCGACCTGGTGCTCACCGCCTTCGCCCCGGCTCCGCTGAGCGAGACGGCCGGTGAGGCGCTGGGTGTGCCCGTCCTCGAGACCCACCTCGTACCGGCGTTCGCCACCCGGGAGTTCGCGCTGCCCGGTGCGACGGACGCCGACGGCCTGGGGCCGGAGGGCAACCTGGCCGCGGGCCACGACGTGGTGCGGCGCCGGGACCAGCTCTTCGCGGGCGCCGCGACCCGGCTGCGGTCCCGCCTCGGGCTGCCCGAAGCGGCACCGGCACCGTCCGAGGCCGACCGCCGCCCGGTCTTCGCCGGCTTCAGCCCCTCCGTGCTGCCGCGCCCGGCGGACTGGCCGACCCGGGTCGAGGTCCCGGGCTACTGGTGGCCCGCCCGGCCGGACGGCTGGCGGCCCCCGGCCGAGCTGGCCGACTTCCTCCAGGCCGGGCCGCCACCGGTGTTCATCGGGTTCGGCAGCATGGCCCCGGGGCACGGGGAACGGCTCAGCGACCTGGTGGCCGCGGCGGTGAAGCGGGCGGGGGTGCGCGCGGTGGTCCAGGCGGGCTGGGCCGACCTCGGCGGCGGTGGCGACGACGTCCTCGCCATCGGCGACGTACCGCACGACTGGCTCTTCCCCCGCACGGCCGCCGTCGTCCACCACGCCGGAGCGGGTACCACCGGGGCGGGGCTGCGTGCCGGGGTACCGGCCGTACCGGTCCCCGTCATGGCCGACCAGCCCTTCTGGGCGGACCGGCTGCACCGGCTGGGCGTCGCCCCGCTGGTGCTGCCGTTCGAGGAGCTGAGCGCCGAAGCCCTCGGGGCCGCGATCACGGCCTGTACGACCGAGCCGGTCCACCGGAGCCGCGCGGCCGAACTCGCCCGGCGGATCGCCACGGAGGACGGCGCCGCCCCGGTGCTCGCCCACATCGACACGGCGTACGGCCGGTGA